A window from Streptomyces sp. NBC_00335 encodes these proteins:
- a CDS encoding class II aldolase/adducin family protein translates to MTERPAAAPAPVPAERLGFEMPPVFATPGEERAHRKERLAGVLRLLGGLGYEDGVGGHVSARDPEFEDCYWVNPFGRAFGALGPDDLLLVDGEGRVRQGERRVNQLAFAVHAAVHRARPAVVAVVRTQAPYGRALAALGELLAPVTQEACSFYEDHALLDEFSGDGDPERIAGALGPYKALVLRNLGLLTVGDSVEAAAWWFIAAERAAQVQLIARAAGKAVLISHHSALATRERFGSDLAAWANCQPLLEAPGAGPSTS, encoded by the coding sequence ATGACCGAGCGACCCGCAGCCGCGCCCGCACCCGTGCCCGCCGAGCGGCTCGGCTTCGAGATGCCGCCGGTGTTCGCCACCCCCGGGGAGGAGCGCGCCCACCGCAAGGAGCGGCTCGCCGGGGTGCTGCGGCTGCTGGGCGGGCTCGGGTACGAGGACGGGGTGGGTGGGCACGTCAGCGCTCGGGACCCGGAGTTCGAGGACTGCTACTGGGTGAACCCCTTCGGCCGGGCCTTCGGCGCACTCGGCCCCGACGACCTGCTGCTGGTCGACGGGGAGGGGCGGGTCCGCCAGGGGGAGCGCAGGGTCAACCAGTTGGCCTTCGCCGTACACGCGGCCGTCCACCGGGCCCGGCCCGCCGTGGTGGCCGTCGTCCGCACGCAGGCCCCGTACGGCAGGGCGCTCGCCGCGCTCGGCGAACTGCTCGCCCCCGTCACCCAGGAGGCCTGTTCCTTCTACGAGGACCATGCGCTGCTCGACGAGTTTTCGGGCGACGGGGACCCCGAGCGGATCGCGGGCGCGCTCGGCCCCTACAAGGCGCTGGTCCTGCGCAACCTCGGGCTGCTGACGGTCGGCGACTCGGTGGAGGCGGCCGCCTGGTGGTTCATCGCGGCCGAGCGGGCCGCGCAGGTGCAGCTGATCGCGCGGGCGGCCGGGAAGGCGGTGCTCATCAGCCACCACAGCGCGCTCGCGACCCGGGAGCGGTTCGGGTCCGATCTGGCTGCCTGGGCCAACTGCCAGCCGCTTCTGGAGGCCCCCGGAGCGGGTCCGTCAACATCATGA
- a CDS encoding DoxX family protein, with the protein MTRTDVPSGAPDAPTGSSGLRGLRELAARHALLPLRIFLGVTFVYAGLDKLTDSVFLSATGSGSIGELMSGVRDTSAIPAMVDLALKAPVGFAVALAIGELLVGLGVLAGLLTRIAAVGGALISLSLWLTVSWAVTPYYYGNDLIYLMAWTPLVLAGAPYLSLDSLIRSRRSRRTA; encoded by the coding sequence GTGACCCGAACTGACGTCCCCTCCGGCGCCCCTGACGCTCCCACCGGTTCGAGCGGCTTGCGCGGTCTGCGCGAGCTCGCCGCCCGCCACGCGCTCCTGCCCCTGCGGATCTTCCTCGGCGTGACCTTCGTCTACGCCGGCCTGGACAAGCTGACCGACTCGGTCTTCCTCTCCGCCACCGGCAGCGGCTCCATCGGCGAACTGATGAGCGGGGTGCGCGACACCTCGGCGATCCCGGCCATGGTGGACCTGGCCCTGAAGGCGCCCGTCGGCTTCGCCGTGGCCCTGGCCATCGGGGAACTCCTGGTGGGCCTCGGGGTCCTGGCCGGACTGCTGACCCGGATCGCGGCCGTCGGCGGAGCCCTGATCTCGCTGAGCCTGTGGCTCACCGTGTCCTGGGCGGTGACCCCCTACTACTACGGCAACGACCTGATCTACCTGATGGCCTGGACCCCACTGGTCCTCGCCGGGGCGCCCTACCTCTCGCTGGACTCGCTGATCCGCTCGCGCCGGTCGCGGCGCACGGCATAG
- a CDS encoding succinic semialdehyde dehydrogenase — protein MTDTQAPAPLRSAPQPTNPVAPAPAGARSAADVVTPELVARLTRGVAGSGRTANHSPFTGDRLAELPEATPEDVAAAFAAARAAQPAWAALPVRARAAVLLRFHDLVLSRQAEVLDLIQLETGKARLHAHEEVQAVSIAARHYGRKAPSYLRPKGHTGAMPTLTKVTELRQPRGVIGQIAPWNYPLELSIGDALPAFVAGNAVVMKPDTETALTALWARDLMIEAGLPAEVFQIVLGEGPVVGPELVRHADYVSFTGSTRTGREVAQGAAARLVGVSLELGGKNAMLVLRDADVEKAAAGAVRACFSSAGQLCISIERLYVHASIADEFVARFAARTKAMRLGSSLAYGADMGSLAGERQLAAVQRHVDDAVAKGATLVTGGVARPDIGPLFYEPTILDGVETAMAVCGEETFGPVVSIYRFTDEDEVIEEANGTSYGLNSSVWTKDARRGHAVSARLRTGTVNINEGYAPAYGSAQAPMGGMKESGLGRRHGSEGILKYTEAQTVAHQRLLPMAPSLGMDDEKYAAFMTRSLKVMKAFRLR, from the coding sequence ATGACGGACACGCAGGCCCCGGCCCCCCTCCGCAGCGCCCCGCAGCCCACCAATCCGGTCGCCCCCGCCCCGGCGGGCGCCCGGAGCGCCGCCGACGTGGTGACCCCCGAACTGGTCGCCCGGCTGACCCGCGGAGTGGCCGGCTCCGGCCGCACCGCCAACCACAGCCCCTTCACCGGGGACCGGCTGGCGGAGCTCCCCGAAGCCACCCCCGAGGATGTGGCGGCGGCCTTCGCCGCGGCCCGCGCCGCTCAGCCCGCCTGGGCGGCCCTGCCCGTCCGCGCCCGGGCCGCCGTACTGCTGCGCTTCCACGACCTGGTCCTGTCCCGGCAGGCCGAGGTGCTCGACCTGATCCAGCTGGAGACCGGCAAGGCCCGCCTGCACGCCCACGAGGAGGTGCAGGCCGTCTCGATCGCCGCCCGGCACTACGGCCGCAAGGCGCCCTCGTACCTGCGCCCCAAGGGCCACACGGGCGCGATGCCTACCCTCACCAAGGTCACCGAGCTGCGCCAGCCGCGCGGGGTCATCGGCCAGATCGCCCCCTGGAACTACCCCCTCGAACTGTCGATCGGCGACGCCCTGCCCGCCTTCGTCGCGGGCAACGCCGTCGTGATGAAGCCCGACACCGAGACCGCGCTGACCGCCCTGTGGGCCCGTGACCTGATGATCGAGGCGGGCCTGCCGGCCGAGGTGTTCCAGATCGTCCTCGGCGAGGGCCCGGTCGTCGGCCCCGAGCTGGTCCGGCACGCCGACTACGTTTCGTTCACCGGCTCCACGCGTACCGGCCGCGAGGTGGCCCAGGGCGCGGCCGCCCGCCTGGTCGGGGTCTCCCTCGAACTCGGCGGCAAGAACGCCATGCTCGTCCTGCGCGACGCCGACGTGGAGAAGGCCGCCGCCGGCGCCGTCCGCGCCTGCTTCTCCTCCGCCGGCCAGCTCTGCATCTCCATCGAGCGGCTGTACGTCCACGCCTCGATCGCCGACGAGTTCGTCGCCCGGTTCGCCGCCCGGACCAAGGCCATGCGCCTCGGTTCCTCCCTCGCCTACGGCGCGGACATGGGCTCCCTGGCCGGCGAACGCCAGCTGGCGGCCGTACAGCGGCACGTGGACGACGCCGTGGCCAAGGGCGCCACCCTCGTCACCGGCGGCGTCGCCCGCCCCGACATCGGCCCGCTCTTCTACGAGCCGACCATCCTCGACGGCGTCGAGACCGCGATGGCGGTGTGCGGGGAGGAGACCTTCGGCCCGGTCGTCTCCATCTACCGCTTCACCGACGAGGACGAGGTCATCGAGGAGGCCAACGGCACCTCCTACGGCCTGAACTCCAGCGTGTGGACGAAGGACGCCCGCCGCGGCCACGCCGTCTCGGCCCGCCTGCGCACCGGCACCGTCAACATCAACGAGGGGTACGCCCCGGCCTACGGCAGCGCCCAGGCGCCCATGGGCGGCATGAAGGAATCCGGCCTCGGCCGCCGCCACGGCTCCGAGGGCATCCTCAAGTACACCGAGGCCCAGACCGTCGCCCACCAGCGGCTGCTGCCGATGGCTCCGTCGCTCGGGATGGACGACGAGAAGTACGCGGCGTTCATGACGCGCAGCCTCAAGGTCATGAAGGCCTTCCGGCTCCGCTAG
- a CDS encoding PspC domain-containing protein, with amino-acid sequence MTEVHDSPPPDAGAGRSAAGASAAGASAGSASPLAERPPLRRGKRDKVLAGVCGGLGRYFGLDPVIFRIVLGVLAVTGGVGLIFYGFAWLLLPQEGEEDSEAKKLLTGRVEGSTLAAVFAALVGCALFLSMLDNGGLAVFSVLAVLALGAAAYWSQRRRSGPGAAPEEKAAPGAEFVYPAATRTGHRTAHSPAPPETQAPPVPGGPSWWRDPLVKDGTTGPVGSTGYLWGPEDSVPAGPGGDPAAPAAPEYARQVRREPRGGIGGRVFVLAALAGSAATAAVWEGSTLSHALQVGSASALAVFGLGLAVSSVKGRTGFGTILLSVITAGLLAGAVALPKEIGTEWKDVVWRPAAVADVAPSYAAGTGLATLDLSRLDVPKGATVVVRASMDAGRLRVILPREVTAETEALIKLGDIQMPGETSEHIRIQGRDAFRRVTLQPSPGTEAGGTIDLHLIAGVGQVEVARAAS; translated from the coding sequence ATGACCGAAGTACACGATTCCCCGCCGCCGGACGCAGGAGCCGGCAGGAGTGCGGCCGGCGCGAGTGCGGCCGGCGCGAGTGCCGGCTCCGCTTCGCCGCTCGCCGAGCGCCCTCCCCTGCGCCGCGGCAAGCGCGACAAGGTGCTCGCGGGCGTGTGCGGCGGCCTGGGCCGGTACTTCGGCCTCGACCCGGTGATATTCCGGATCGTGCTCGGCGTCCTCGCCGTCACCGGCGGCGTCGGTCTGATCTTCTACGGCTTCGCGTGGCTGCTCCTGCCCCAGGAGGGCGAGGAGGACAGCGAGGCGAAGAAGCTGCTGACCGGCCGGGTCGAGGGCTCGACGCTGGCAGCGGTCTTCGCCGCGCTGGTGGGCTGCGCCCTGTTCCTGTCGATGCTGGACAACGGCGGGCTGGCGGTCTTCTCCGTCCTGGCCGTCCTGGCGCTCGGCGCAGCGGCGTACTGGTCGCAGCGGCGGCGGAGCGGTCCCGGCGCGGCGCCCGAGGAGAAGGCCGCGCCGGGCGCCGAGTTCGTGTACCCGGCGGCCACCCGCACCGGGCACCGCACCGCGCACAGTCCGGCGCCGCCCGAGACCCAGGCGCCGCCCGTGCCCGGCGGCCCGTCCTGGTGGCGGGATCCGCTGGTCAAGGACGGCACCACGGGACCGGTCGGCTCCACGGGCTACCTGTGGGGTCCCGAGGACTCGGTCCCCGCCGGCCCCGGCGGCGATCCGGCCGCGCCCGCGGCCCCGGAGTACGCGCGGCAGGTCCGCAGGGAGCCGCGGGGCGGCATCGGCGGCCGGGTGTTCGTACTGGCCGCGCTGGCCGGGAGCGCCGCCACGGCCGCGGTCTGGGAAGGCAGCACCCTGAGCCACGCCCTGCAGGTCGGCTCCGCCTCCGCCCTCGCCGTCTTCGGCCTCGGGCTGGCGGTGAGCTCGGTCAAGGGCCGCACCGGCTTCGGCACCATCCTGCTCTCGGTGATCACCGCCGGGCTGCTGGCCGGGGCGGTGGCACTGCCCAAGGAGATCGGCACCGAGTGGAAGGACGTCGTCTGGCGGCCGGCCGCGGTGGCCGACGTGGCGCCGTCCTACGCGGCGGGCACCGGGCTCGCCACCTTGGACCTCAGCCGCCTGGACGTGCCCAAGGGCGCGACCGTGGTCGTCCGTGCCTCCATGGACGCGGGCCGGCTGCGGGTGATCCTCCCGAGGGAGGTCACCGCGGAGACGGAGGCGCTCATCAAGCTGGGCGACATCCAGATGCCCGGCGAAACGAGCGAACACATACGCATCCAGGGCCGCGACGCCTTCCGGCGGGTGACCCTGCAGCCCTCCCCCGGCACCGAGGCGGGCGGCACGATCGATCTGCACCTCATCGCGGGTGTGGGACAGGTGGAGGTGGCCCGTGCGGCGTCATGA
- the guaA gene encoding glutamine-hydrolyzing GMP synthase — protein sequence MPEATFATHDSAPDTVLVVDFGAQYAQLIARRVREARVYSEVVPSTMPVAEMLAKNPKAIILSGGPSSVYEEGAPQLDGAIFEAGVPVFGMCYGFQLMAVTLGGTVDNTGSREYGRTPLAVSKAGSTLFEGTPENQSVWMSHGDACSAAPEGFTVTASTDVVPVAAFENDEKKLYGVQYHPEVMHSTHGQQILEHFLYRGAGLQPTWTPGNIVEEQVALIREQVGDKRAICGLSGGVDSAVAAALVQKAIGSQLTCVYVDHGLMRKGETEQVEKDFVAATGVQLKVVDAQERFLNALAGVSDPETKRKIIGREFIRVFEAAQLEILQEDGPAVAFLVQGTLYPDVVESGGGTGTANIKSHHNVGGLPDDIEFELVEPLRQLFKDEVRMVGQELGLPAEIVQRQPFPGPGLGIRIVGEVTKERLDLLREADAIARHELTAAGLDREIWQCPVVLLADVRSVGVQGDGRTYGHPIVLRPVSSEDAMTADWTRMPYEVLARISTRITNEVPDVNRVVLDCTSKPPGTIEWE from the coding sequence GTGCCAGAAGCCACCTTCGCCACCCACGACAGCGCCCCGGACACGGTTCTCGTCGTCGACTTCGGCGCCCAGTACGCGCAGCTGATCGCCCGCCGCGTCCGCGAGGCACGGGTCTACTCCGAGGTCGTGCCCAGCACGATGCCCGTGGCCGAGATGCTCGCCAAGAACCCGAAGGCGATCATCCTGTCCGGTGGCCCGTCCTCCGTGTACGAGGAGGGCGCCCCCCAGCTCGACGGCGCGATCTTCGAGGCCGGCGTCCCCGTCTTCGGCATGTGCTACGGCTTCCAGCTCATGGCGGTCACCCTCGGCGGCACCGTCGACAACACCGGCTCGCGCGAGTACGGCCGTACCCCGCTGGCCGTCTCCAAGGCCGGATCCACCCTCTTCGAGGGCACCCCCGAGAACCAGTCGGTGTGGATGTCCCACGGCGACGCCTGCTCCGCCGCTCCCGAGGGCTTCACCGTCACCGCGTCGACCGACGTCGTACCGGTCGCGGCCTTCGAGAACGACGAGAAGAAGCTCTACGGCGTGCAGTACCACCCCGAGGTGATGCACTCCACGCACGGCCAGCAGATCCTGGAGCACTTCCTCTACCGCGGTGCGGGCCTGCAGCCCACCTGGACGCCCGGCAACATCGTCGAGGAGCAGGTCGCCCTCATCCGCGAGCAGGTCGGCGACAAGCGCGCCATCTGCGGCCTGTCCGGCGGCGTGGACTCCGCGGTCGCCGCGGCCCTCGTGCAGAAGGCCATCGGCTCGCAGCTCACCTGCGTCTACGTGGACCACGGTCTGATGCGCAAGGGCGAGACCGAGCAGGTCGAGAAGGACTTCGTCGCCGCCACCGGCGTGCAGCTGAAGGTCGTCGACGCCCAGGAGCGCTTCCTGAACGCGCTGGCCGGGGTCTCCGACCCGGAGACCAAGCGCAAGATCATCGGCCGCGAGTTCATCCGCGTGTTCGAGGCTGCCCAGCTGGAGATCCTCCAGGAGGACGGCCCGGCGGTGGCCTTCCTGGTCCAGGGCACCCTGTACCCGGACGTCGTCGAGTCCGGCGGCGGCACCGGCACCGCCAACATCAAGTCCCACCACAACGTGGGCGGGCTCCCCGACGACATCGAGTTCGAGCTCGTCGAGCCGCTGCGCCAGCTGTTCAAGGACGAGGTCCGGATGGTCGGCCAGGAGCTCGGCCTGCCCGCCGAGATCGTCCAGCGCCAGCCGTTCCCCGGCCCCGGCCTCGGCATCCGCATCGTCGGCGAGGTCACCAAGGAGCGCCTGGACCTGCTCCGCGAGGCCGACGCCATCGCCCGCCACGAGCTCACGGCGGCCGGCCTGGACCGCGAGATCTGGCAGTGCCCGGTCGTCCTGCTGGCCGATGTCCGCAGCGTCGGCGTCCAGGGTGACGGTCGTACGTACGGCCACCCGATCGTGCTGCGCCCCGTCTCCTCCGAGGACGCGATGACCGCGGACTGGACGCGCATGCCGTACGAGGTGCTCGCGCGGATCTCCACCCGCATCACCAACGAGGTGCCGGACGTGAACCGCGTGGTCCTGGACTGCACGAGCAAGCCGCCGGGCACCATCGAGTGGGAGTAG
- a CDS encoding GMC oxidoreductase, with protein sequence MSYDYDVIVIGSGFGGSVSALRLTEKGYRVGVLEAGRRFTRESLPKNSWDLRNYLWAPALGLYGIQRIHLLGNVMVLAGAGVGGGSLNYANTLYVPPTAFFEDRQWASITDWQDELAPYYDQAKRMLGVRLNPTTTPSDVHLKAAAAKMGVADSFHMAPVGVFFGDGDDAEGQGKVRPGDEVADPYFGGAGPSRKACTECGECMTGCRHGAKNTLNENYLHLAERAGAVIHPMTTVTALSEHPDGGYRVRTVATDGRRRAEPKVLRARHVVVAAGTYGTQTLLHTMKDLGELPRLSDRLGDLTRTNSEGLVGAQTDDRRYRKRHGKDKRADFTRGVAITSSVHPNADTHIEPVRYGKGSNAMGFMTILQVPYSPHRVRAWLGRTVRHPVQLLRSLSNRRWSERTIIGLVMQSLDNSLTTYRKPGGIGKGLLTARQGHGAPNPVQIAEATRAATLLAEEINGFPGSNVGELMGTPLTAHFLGGCPIGASPEEGVVDPYHRLYGHPGISVVDGSAVSANLGVNPSLTITAQAERAMSYWPNNGEHDPRPEQGAAYARLEAVEPVRPAVPKEAFGALRLPFLAVPEVPPRTAAPAGQPPTAGQPTAGQPTAAE encoded by the coding sequence GTGTCGTACGACTACGACGTCATCGTCATCGGCTCGGGTTTCGGAGGGTCGGTCTCGGCGCTGCGGCTCACCGAGAAGGGGTACCGGGTCGGCGTTCTGGAGGCAGGGCGCCGCTTCACCCGCGAGAGCCTGCCGAAGAACAGCTGGGACCTGCGCAACTACCTGTGGGCCCCGGCCCTCGGCCTGTACGGGATCCAGCGCATCCACCTCCTCGGCAACGTGATGGTCCTCGCGGGCGCCGGGGTCGGCGGCGGCTCCCTCAACTACGCCAACACCCTCTACGTGCCCCCCACCGCCTTCTTCGAGGACCGGCAGTGGGCGTCCATCACGGACTGGCAGGACGAGCTGGCCCCCTACTACGACCAGGCCAAGCGGATGCTGGGGGTCCGGCTCAACCCGACGACGACCCCCTCCGACGTCCACCTCAAGGCGGCCGCCGCCAAGATGGGCGTCGCCGACTCCTTCCACATGGCCCCGGTCGGCGTCTTCTTCGGCGACGGAGACGATGCCGAGGGGCAGGGCAAGGTGCGCCCCGGTGACGAGGTCGCCGACCCGTACTTCGGCGGCGCCGGCCCCTCCCGCAAGGCCTGCACCGAGTGCGGCGAGTGCATGACCGGCTGCCGGCACGGGGCGAAGAACACCCTCAACGAGAACTACCTGCACCTCGCCGAGCGGGCCGGTGCCGTCATCCACCCCATGACCACGGTCACCGCGCTCTCCGAGCACCCCGACGGGGGCTACCGCGTCCGCACCGTCGCCACCGATGGCCGCCGCCGCGCCGAGCCCAAGGTGCTGCGCGCCCGGCACGTGGTCGTCGCGGCGGGCACCTACGGCACCCAGACCCTCCTGCACACGATGAAGGACCTCGGCGAGCTGCCCCGCCTCTCGGACCGGCTCGGCGATCTGACCCGGACCAACTCCGAAGGCCTCGTAGGCGCGCAGACCGACGACCGCCGCTACCGCAAGCGGCACGGCAAGGACAAGCGTGCGGACTTCACGCGGGGCGTGGCCATCACCTCCTCGGTGCACCCCAACGCCGACACCCACATCGAGCCGGTGCGCTACGGCAAGGGCTCCAACGCGATGGGGTTCATGACCATCCTCCAGGTGCCCTACTCCCCCCACCGGGTCCGCGCCTGGCTCGGGCGCACCGTCCGGCACCCCGTCCAGCTGCTGCGGTCCCTCTCCAACCGGCGCTGGTCGGAGCGGACCATCATCGGCCTGGTCATGCAGTCCCTCGACAACTCCCTGACCACCTACCGCAAGCCCGGCGGCATAGGCAAGGGCCTGCTCACCGCCCGCCAGGGCCACGGCGCGCCCAACCCCGTACAGATCGCCGAGGCCACGCGGGCGGCGACCCTGCTGGCCGAGGAGATCAACGGGTTCCCGGGCAGCAACGTCGGCGAGCTGATGGGCACCCCGCTGACGGCGCACTTCCTCGGCGGCTGCCCGATCGGCGCCTCGCCCGAGGAGGGCGTGGTCGACCCGTACCACCGGCTCTACGGACACCCGGGCATCTCGGTGGTGGACGGCTCGGCGGTCTCCGCGAACCTCGGGGTCAACCCGTCGCTGACGATCACCGCGCAGGCGGAACGGGCGATGTCCTACTGGCCGAACAACGGCGAGCACGACCCGCGCCCGGAGCAGGGGGCGGCCTACGCCCGCCTGGAGGCCGTGGAACCGGTCCGCCCGGCGGTGCCGAAGGAGGCTTTCGGGGCGCTCCGGCTGCCGTTCCTGGCGGTACCGGAGGTTCCGCCGCGCACGGCGGCCCCCGCCGGACAGCCGCCGACGGCCGGACAGCCGACGGCCGGACAGCCGACGGCCGCCGAATAG
- a CDS encoding LPXTG cell wall anchor domain-containing protein, with protein sequence MRKHISLLAAAGLVAVGLAAAPANAADPVFTLISPAEIGLRPHPGQSGEPQKTSVDFRVENPTGGEFQAPTTYTVDLSPLKGIADVTLGDGSSRCTLTAAAVTCDGRWGISPGEDWVGSLDLAAAKGSKAGAVVDLTMTGAAKGATFKPTTTKVRIGGPDLVMEEAALKAKLNPGEAQPLPIVFGNTGTESVKGVALELRTTHGMGLVEEYDNCAHSEDDTTDKPWNKGWSTTLCTFDNEVKPGEVYEIAGALTLKAAPHAFQEGLIYGVHQAGSEPKSTRKLSTPRTGKKLGIKARSAKAAPSSADLDPWNNRQEFDFSVKNTADLVATSTSLKGKAGETVKAELGFRNEGPAWVAYFRAGEDVALADIVIPAGAKVTKVPEQCTATTAGGEYREEQLGAPRYFCTTSHIIGEKQRFDFPFELKIEKVVTAATGSVSVGQWSAKGTTPQGWDPNHANNKAAFVINGKDVVPTPTTAPTTPGPKPTASTSPSATPGTSTTPSPGASTPGGKSPNGGLADTGSTAGPVLLAGAVLVAAGAAVFLVFRRRVTGRA encoded by the coding sequence ATGAGAAAGCACATCTCCCTGCTGGCGGCAGCCGGCCTGGTGGCCGTCGGTCTGGCCGCCGCCCCCGCGAACGCCGCCGATCCGGTGTTCACGCTGATCAGCCCGGCGGAGATCGGCCTGCGCCCGCACCCCGGCCAGAGCGGCGAGCCGCAGAAGACCTCGGTCGACTTCCGTGTGGAGAACCCGACCGGGGGCGAGTTCCAGGCTCCGACCACCTACACGGTCGACCTGAGCCCGCTCAAGGGCATCGCGGACGTCACGCTCGGCGACGGGTCCAGCCGCTGCACCCTTACCGCGGCTGCGGTCACCTGCGACGGCCGCTGGGGGATCTCCCCCGGCGAGGACTGGGTGGGGTCCCTGGACCTCGCCGCCGCCAAGGGCAGCAAGGCCGGCGCGGTCGTCGACCTGACGATGACCGGCGCGGCGAAGGGCGCCACCTTCAAGCCCACCACCACCAAGGTCCGGATCGGCGGCCCCGATCTGGTGATGGAGGAGGCGGCCCTCAAGGCGAAGCTGAACCCGGGGGAGGCGCAGCCGCTCCCGATCGTCTTCGGCAACACGGGCACCGAGTCCGTCAAGGGCGTGGCGCTGGAGCTGAGGACCACGCACGGCATGGGCCTGGTCGAGGAATACGACAACTGCGCCCACAGCGAGGACGACACCACCGACAAGCCCTGGAACAAGGGCTGGTCCACGACGCTCTGCACCTTCGACAACGAGGTCAAGCCCGGCGAGGTCTACGAGATCGCCGGCGCGCTCACCCTGAAGGCCGCTCCGCACGCCTTCCAGGAGGGCCTGATCTACGGGGTCCACCAGGCCGGTTCCGAGCCGAAGTCCACGCGGAAGCTCAGCACGCCCCGCACGGGCAAGAAGCTGGGCATCAAGGCGCGCTCGGCCAAGGCCGCGCCGAGCTCCGCCGATCTGGACCCGTGGAACAACCGGCAGGAGTTCGACTTCTCGGTGAAGAACACCGCCGACCTGGTGGCCACCTCCACCTCCCTGAAGGGCAAGGCGGGCGAGACGGTCAAGGCCGAGCTCGGCTTCCGCAACGAGGGTCCGGCGTGGGTCGCCTACTTCCGCGCGGGTGAGGACGTGGCTCTCGCGGACATCGTGATCCCGGCCGGAGCCAAGGTCACCAAGGTTCCGGAGCAGTGCACTGCCACAACGGCGGGGGGCGAGTACCGCGAAGAGCAGCTGGGCGCCCCCCGCTACTTCTGCACGACGTCGCACATCATCGGGGAGAAGCAGAGGTTCGACTTCCCGTTCGAGCTGAAGATCGAGAAGGTCGTGACGGCCGCCACCGGCTCCGTCTCGGTCGGCCAGTGGTCCGCCAAGGGCACCACCCCGCAGGGCTGGGACCCGAACCACGCCAACAACAAGGCCGCCTTCGTGATCAACGGCAAGGACGTCGTCCCCACGCCGACCACGGCCCCGACCACCCCCGGCCCGAAGCCGACGGCTTCCACGAGCCCGTCGGCCACGCCGGGTACGAGCACCACCCCGAGCCCGGGCGCCAGTACCCCCGGCGGCAAGTCTCCGAACGGCGGTCTCGCCGACACCGGCTCCACCGCCGGGCCGGTCCTGCTCGCCGGTGCGGTGCTCGTGGCCGCCGGTGCCGCGGTGTTCCTGGTGTTCCGCCGGAGGGTCACCGGCCGCGCGTAA
- a CDS encoding chorismate mutase encodes MSTTTITPATATATSSATATAITPEQLIAGSRERIDAIDDRIIGLIQERMAVSTVIQDARITSGGRRVHLSREMEVLGHWSDALGKPGTTLAMTLLELCRGRV; translated from the coding sequence ATGAGCACGACCACGATCACCCCCGCGACCGCCACCGCCACCTCGTCCGCCACCGCCACCGCGATCACCCCCGAGCAGCTGATCGCCGGATCCCGCGAGCGGATCGACGCCATCGACGACCGGATCATCGGCCTGATCCAGGAACGGATGGCCGTCTCGACCGTCATCCAGGACGCCCGGATCACCTCGGGCGGGCGCCGGGTGCACCTGTCCCGCGAGATGGAGGTCCTGGGGCACTGGAGCGACGCCCTCGGCAAGCCCGGCACCACGCTGGCGATGACCCTGCTGGAGCTGTGCCGGGGCCGGGTCTGA